In the genome of Streptomyces sp. SAI-127, the window ACTCGGGCCACTTGGCCTTGGACAGTCCGACGCTCTCCAGGTGTCCGGTCACCTCGGCCAGGTCGATGCCGTGTCCGTCCTCGGTGACGACCAGCAGTGCGACGCGCTCGCCGAGCACCTCGTCCGGGACCGCGGCGACGCAGGCCCTGGCCACGCGCGGGTACCCGGCGACGGCCCGCTCGATCTCGGTGATGTCGATGTTGAGGCCGCCGCGGATGATGATGTCCTTCTCGCGGCCCATGATGGTGACGGTGCCGTCCTCGTGGGTCAGCAGCAGGTCACCGGTCGGGAAGAAGCCGTCCTCGGTCAGCGCCGGCCGCTCGACGTGGCCGTCGCAGGCGTAGCCGACGAACAGGGAGGGGCCGCGGACCTGGGCCCGGCCGGTGACGCCCGGTTTGGCCTCGGCGCCGTCGGGGGTCAGTGCGCGCAGGTGCGTGCCCGGGAAGGGGCGGCCGTCCCTGCCGAGCCGGATCTCCTCGGGGTCGTCGGGGCGCGGTGAGGTGTGGCCGAGGCACTCCGACATGCCGAAGACGCGCAGGATCCTGGTGCCCAGTGACCGTTCGGCGCGTGCCAGGGCGCCACGGTCCATGGGACCGCCGCCCACGGTGATGGCGCGGACTCCCGAGAGCACGCCGGATCCGGCCGCCTCGGCCCCCATCTGCAGCGCCATCGTCGGTACGCACATGGTCCAGCGGACCTCGGTCTCGGCCATCCGTCGCAGCGCGACGGCCCGGTCCCACTTCGAGGTCAGGACGAGCGGGCCGCCCAGCAGAAGGGAGAGGTACACGCCGAAGCAGTAGGCGGCCGTCGACGACAGCGGCACGATCGCGGCCACCGCGTCGCCGGGGGCCAGGCCGTTGATGTCGATCGTGCTGGCGCAGGCGTAGCGCAGGGCCTCCTCGGACTGCACCACGCCCTTGGGCCGCCCTGTCGAGCCGGAGGTCAGCCCGATGAGGACACCTCCCGACCAGCGTGACACCTCACGCGGTCCGGGTGTGGCGCGGCAGGTCCAGCCGTCGAGCACCGCGTCCACCGGGCCCGGCAGCAGCTCGTGGAGTCTCCATTCGTCGCTCGCTGAGGTCTCGGCGACGACCGCGTCGGGGCGGATGTCCTCCCAGGCTGCTGCGAACTCGGCCTGGGTGGTGTGCCGGTTGACGACCGCGAGGACCCCGCCGCGCAGTCCCACGGCCAGGGAGCCGGCCACGGTACGCCATGAGTTGTCGGCCTGGAGCATGACGGTGCCGCCCTGGCCGCCTGGGAACATCGCTTCGGCGAGCCGGCCGGCCTCGGCGAGCAGCTCGCGCGCCGTATGACTGCCCTCGTCGTCGATGACGGCGACGAAGTCCGCCTGCTCGGCCCTTCGTTGGAACTCCCGCACTACCTGTCGCATCCCGCTTCCTCGCTACGCTGGCCGTACTCCGTGAAGATCTGTGTGATGAACGCGGTGGTGAACGCTCTGAGAAGGCCCGGTCCGGCGGTCTCAGCCGCCGAACAGTTGTGCCTCGTGCCCCATCACCGCGATGCGGCGGCCCTTCATGTCCCCGACCTGTGCGATCGCGTCCGCCCACTCCTGGCTCGCGAGGGCTTTCTTCAGGTCCTGCGGGGAGTCGAAGCTGAGCACGGAGATCCCGTCCCAGCCCTCCGAGCGGGGCTCGAGCGCCTGGTCGATCTCGGTGTGCCGCCAGGCGCGAAGCCCGGGCAGGCGGTAGGTCAGTTCCGCGTGGTCGCCGCGCCACCAGTCGATGAACTGCTCGTGGGTCCACTCCGGGGGCCTGGCGGCCAGCAGGACGAGGTTGTACATGACGGTCCTCCGTGGGTGTCCGGTCGAGGCGGAGCTTGCATGTCCAGTCGCTTCCGGTCGTGTGGGTTCAGGTGAAGCGGATCTCGGACGACCGGCCGATCAGCAGGCGCTGCAGACGTCCGTAGTCGTCCACCCGGCCCGCGGCGACGAAGGTCGCCTCGGGTACTCCTCCGCGCCGCACCTCGCCGAGGAAGAGTTCGTCCTGGCCGAGGGTGGTCGCGGACAGGAGATGGTGGGTGCGGGTGCCCTTCTCGCGCTGTTCGAGATAGCCGACGAGGGCGGCACGGTCCCCGGCGAAGTCGGTTGCGTTGCCGTCGCCGGTGGAGAACAGGATGGAGAGGGTGAAGTCGTCGCTGATCAGGTCGAGGATCCGGGTCGGTTCGTCACTGTCGAGGATGTCGAACCAGGCGGTGAGGAAGGGCGCGGGGGCGGCGTCCGTGGAGGTGTCGGGCATGTCGGTTCCCAGGAATCGGTGGGTGGCTGCCGGGGTGGGGACTGCTAGTCCGGCCGGTCGATGAGGTCGTAGGTGGTGCTGAAGTACGACTGGTAGCGGGCCATGCGCCCGTCGGGTGTGACGACGGCGGCCGAGAGGAAGGAGCCGACGGTCTTCCCGGACTCGGTGACCACTCCGTACACGGTCTCCAGGTCGCCGTCGGAGCTGTGCCGGAGGATTTTGTGTCCCCTGTCGACGGCGTTGCGGCCGGCGATGTAGGCGGCGAAGTCGTCCCTGGAGGTTCCCGTCGCCTCGCGGCCGGGCAGGGCGATCAGGAATCGGAAGTCCGGCTCGAGGAGTTCGAGTGCCCGACGGGGGTCGTCACTGTCCATGCGGGCCATGTAGTCGGGGATTACGCCGGCCATGGGAGTCCTCTCCATGCGGGGAATGGCTGGGTTCAGTCGCGATCAGGATCAGTCGCTGGGGGATTCAGTCACGGGCGGGCGGGGTGAAGAAGTCCCCCTGGGACTCCCAGCGGCCGTCCCTGACAACGACCTTCTGTACGTCGCGGGTGCCGAGGTGGTTCTGCGTGGAAAAGTTCAGGACCGGTGCCACGCCGGTGTCGACCGCTCGGGCCTTCTTGTACGCGGCGGTCAGCGCCTCGGAGGTGATGGGGCCGTCGATGGTCTGGGCGATCTCGACGAATGCCTTGGCCGCGGCCCAGCCCCACAGGGTGATGAAGTCGGCCGGCTGCCCGCGCTCGTACTTGGCCATCGCGGAGCGGAACTCCTTGATGGCCGGGTCGTCGTCATCGTTGGGCGACTTCACCAGCTGCACCGCCTTGACGCCTTCGGCCGCCTTGCCCGCGAGGGTGAGGGTGGACTGTGCCGCGACCGGAGCGTAGCCGTACACGGGTGTGTTCAGCCCTTGGAGCTTGGCTTCCTTCAGGTAGGACGCGGCCTCGGCGGCGGCGAGGATCACCACGACGGCGTCGGGTTTCTCACGCTTCACCTTGCTGATCACCGGGCTGTAGTCGGTGGTCTGGAACTTGACCGACAGGCTTTCGACCCGGACCGACGGATCGGTCTTGCGGGCCGCCGGGCCGATCTCCTTGGCGACGTTCACGAACGCCGCGGGGTCGCTGTGTACGACGAGCACCTTCTTCGCCCCGTCTTGCGCCGCCCACTGCCCGAGCGCCGATGCCTGGTCCTCGTAGAGGGTCTGCATGCCGAACAGGCCGTCGCGAGCGGGCTGGTACCAGGACGCGTCGCCGCCCAGGGTGTTGAGGACGGGGACCTTCGACTGTTCGAGGACGAAGGGGAAGGTGGCCTGGGACTGTGCGGTGCCGTTGGTGGCGACGATCGCCACCACTCCGTCCTGGTCGACGAGCCGACGGGCGATCTGCACGGTCTGCTGGGGATCGAAGGCGTTGTCCTTGACGACCCAGTCGATCTTGCGTCCGTTGATCCCGCCGCGGGCGTTGACCGACTTGAAGTACGCGTCGGCGCCGGCTCTCTCGGGGATGCCGAACGAGGCGACGGCTCCCGTGAGCGGGTACCACGCGCCGATCCTGATGATGTCGTCCCGGGCCGCGGGGCCTTGGGTGCCGCAGGCGCTCGTCGCGAGTGCGAGCAGGGCGGTGGCTGCGGCGATGAGCGAGCGTGTCGTGCGTCGTCGCAAGACCCCTCCTCAGATCAACCTGAGTTAAGTTCAGTTCAGTTTGGATTTTAATCCCGCGAAAACAGCCCTGGCAATGGCTCGTCACGTACTGAGAAAGCAGTGCGGCCCTCCGACGTGGGTCCGTCGGAGGGCCGCGAGGTGCGGTGACCGCTCAGCGCGTCAGGAGGCGACCATCCGGACGCAGGCGCCCTCGATCAGCTCGCTGACCTCCGCGAGCGGGGTCGGTCCTGACGGCCGGTACCACCGCCACACACTGACGATCAGCCCGAGCACACTCGCACCGAGCAGTTGTGCGTCACGCAGCGGGAAGGAGCCCTGGGACATGCCCTTGACGAGCAGATTCGTCCAGTCCCGTTCGACGACCTGGACCAGCTGACGGGCCGCGACCCGCTCGTCCTCCTCGCGCTTGGACCTGCGCGAACCGGACAGCAGATCCATGTGGTTCTGCAGGATGCGCATCTGCAGGACCTCCTGCGGTGACACGTCGTAGGCCGCGCGGACCGCGGCCCGCAGCGCCTCGACGGGGTCCGCGGCGTCCTTCGTCGCCTCCACGAACCGGTCGTGGGAGCGTTGCAGTTCCACCCGCATGATGGTGAGCAGGCAGTGGGTCTTCGACTCGAAGTAGTGGTAGAGGGCCGTCTGCCCGATGCCGACACGCTCCGCCACCGTCGACCACTTGGTGGCCTCGAAGCCGGTCTCACCGAAACAGTCCACCGCGGCCGTGAGAATGGCCGCGCGCTTGGACCGCGGTCCCGCCTCCGGTTCAACGATCCTCGTCATGCTCCCTCTCCATGGCCGTCACCCACCGTGTCCGTACCCGAGAGTAAACCCAAGTTGAACTCAGTTGCCAATCAGATCCGGTCAGAGGCGTCGAGCACGGCCGGTCAGAGGCGTTCGAGCACCGTCGCGTTGGCCATCCCCCCGCCCTCGCACATCGTCTGCAGACCGTAGCGGCCACCGGTCCTGCGCAGCTGGTGGACGAGCGTGGTCATCAGGCGGGCGCCCGTGGCGCCGAGCGGATGCCCGAGCGCGATCGCCCCGCCGAAGGCGTTGACCCGCTCCTGGTCGGCGCCGATCTCCTTCTGCCAGGCGAGGACGACGGAGGCGAAGGCCTCGTTGATCTCGACCAGGTCGATGTCGTCGATGGACAGGCCCGCCCTGTCCAGGACCTTCTCGGTGGCCGGGATCGGGCCGGTCAGCATGTGGATCGGGTCGGAGCCGACCACTGCCATGGTGTGCACGCGGGCCAGGGGGGTCAGACCGTGGCGGCGGACCGCGTCCTCGGAGGCGATGAGCAGGGCGGCGGCACCGTCGGAGATCTGGCTGGAGACGGCGGCCGTCAGCCGCCCGTCGTCGGTGAGGGTCTTCAGTCCCGCCATCTTCTCGAGCGTGGTGTCGGCGCGCGGGCCCTCGTCGGCGGCGAGCCCGAAGGCCGGGGTGATCTCCTCGCCGAAGGCTCCGCCGGCCTGCGCGGCGAGCGCCCGCTGGTGGCTGGTGAGCGCGAACCGCTCCATGTCCTCGCGCGAGACGCCCCACTTCTCGGCGATCAGCTCGGCGCCACGGAACTGCGACACCTCCTGGTCCCCGAAGTGCTCGCGCCAGCCGTCTCCGGCGAAGGGACTGCCCATGCCCGCCTGTTCGCCGACGAACATGGGGCTGGCTATCGGCACCAGGCTCATCACCTCCACCCCGCCCGCGACCACCAGGTCGGCGGCGCCGGAACCGACCGCCTGGGCGGCGAAGTGCACGGCCTGCTGGGAGGAGCCGCACTGACGGTCGATGGTGGTCCCGGGTACGTGCTGCGGCAGCCCCGCCGACAGCCACGCGGTGCGGGCGATGTTTCCGGTCTGGGCCCCGATCTGGCTGACACAGCCGAAATACACGTCGTCGACCGCGTCCGGGTCGGCTCCCGTACGTTCCAGCAGGGCCCGCAGCACATGGGCGCCGAGATCGGCCGGGTGCACGCCGCTGAGCGTGCCCTTGCGGCGGCCGACCGGGGTACGGACGGCTCCGACGATGAATGCTTCCGACACGGTGGGCTCCCTTGGTTCGGAGGACGAGTTGAGTGATCGTTGAGTGATCAAGGCCTGGACGGGACGCGCCTGAAGTCCGGAGCCCTCTTGTCGAGGAACGCGGCGACGCCCTCACGTCCCTCGTCCGAAGCGGCCGCGGCGGCGAGCGCACTGGCCTCGTCGTCGAGATGCCGGGTGAGGTCCGCCGTCTGACCGGAGGCGACGAGGCGGCGGGTGGCGCCGAAGGCGCGGGTGGGGCCGCGGCGCAGGGCCTCTGCGGTCCGCTCGGCCTCAGCGGTCAGTTCCCCGGACGGGACGACACGGCTCACCAGACCGATCGCGACGGCTTCCGCCGCCGGTACACGGCGGTTCGTCAGCAGTAGCTCCACCGCACGCTTGGGCCCGACGAGGCGGGGCAGCTGCCAGCTCACCCCGGCGTCCGGCGAGTAGCCGATACCGGTGTACGCGGCGGTGAACGTGACGTCGTCGGCCGCGAGTGTCACGTCGGCGGCCGCGGCAAGGCCGATGCCCGCGCCTGCGACGGCACCGTGGACGGCGGCCACCATGGGCGCGTCGATCGAGGCGAACGTGCGCAGGGCGTCGTGCAGCGCGTCGGTCACCGCGACGAGGTGCTTCTCCAGGGCCTCACCGGTGAGCCGGGAGAACTCCCTGAGGTCGCCGCCGACGCAGAAGGACTTCCCCTCACCGGTGAGCAGCACGGCGCGTACGGCCGCACGTTCGCAGGCCCTCGCCGCGTCGAGTAGCCCGCGCGCCGTCGAGAGGTCGATGGCGTTGCCCGCCTGGGCCCGGCGCAGCGTGACGCGGGCGAGGCCGTCGTCCTGGATCTCGACGCCGACGCTCGCCGCGCGATCCACTGCACGCGGGCTGAGGCCGGCCGTAGGGCGATTCGCGGCACCCGGACCGACACCCGCCGTCGCGCGGTCCGCAACACGTGGGCTGCCGCCCGTCGTACCGCGATCCGCAGCACCCGGACCGACATCCGCCATCGCGCGGTCCCCCGCGCCCGGTCCGGCGCCCGCTGTAGCATGCTCCCCCGCACCCGGTCCGGCGCCCGTCACCGCGCGGTCCATCCGCCGTCGACGGTCAGGACCTGGCCGGTGCAGTACGAGGACGCGTCCGAGGCGAGGAACAGCAGCGCGCCGTCGAGTTCGTGGCCGTCGCCGCCGCGGTGCAGCAGGGTGTTGCGTTCGACCCAACGACTGGAGCGCTCGTCACTAAAGAGGTCCTCGGTCATCTCGGTGTGGAACCAGCCCGGGGCGAGCGCGTTGACGCGTGTTCCGCTACGGCCCCACTGGCCGGCCAGCTCACGGGTCAGGCCGATGAGGCCGGCCTTGGACGCGGAGTAGCTCGCACCGCCGAGGGGTGCGGCGGAGACCAGGCCGAGGATGGAGGAGACGTTGATGATGCTCCTGCCGCCGCTCGCCGGGGCCGGGGCCTCGGCAGTCAGCCGGGCCAGATGGAAGGGCGCGGTGAGGTTGACGCCGAGGACGTCGGTGAAGGCGTCCGGCGATTCGTCCTCGGCACGGGTCTCGCCCGAGGTCGCGGCGTTGTTGACGAGGATGTCGATGCGGCCGGTGGTCGTCAGCGCCGTCTCGATGAGCCTCGTACGGTCGGCCTCTCGTGCGACGTCGCAAGCGACCGGGTGGATGCGCGCGTCGGAGTCGGCGAGTTCCTTCAGCCGGTCGACGCGGCGGGCGGCGGCGAACACGGTGGCGCCGGCCTGCGCGAGGACGCTCGCGAACCGGGCGCCGAGCCCCGCGGACGCACCGGTGACGACGGCGGTCCTGCCCTCCAGCGAGAACAGTTCACCGGCGGGACGCGGCACGCTCGGTCGTCCCTCGCCGTCGGCAGGGCGCGGCGCGCTCGGTCGTCCCCCCCGTTCAGCGGGTCGCGGGGCGCTCACTCGTCCACCCCGATCGGCAGGGCGGTCGCGCCTCCGTCGAGCACCAGGGTCTGGCCGGTCATCCAGGAAGAGGCGTCGGAGGCGAGGAACAGCGCCGCGCTCGCCACATCCTCCACCGTGCCCAGGCGCCGCATCGGCAGCTTGGCGGTGAGGACGGTCTCACGGACCTCCCACACCGCACGCGCCAGTTCGGTCTTGATCAGGCCAGGGGCGATGGCGTTCACCCGTGCGCGCGGCCCGAGTTCGTAGGCGAGCTGCCGGGTCATGTGGAGCATGGCCGCCTTGGTGGCGTTGTAGTAGCCGATGTGCGGGTCGACGATCAGTCCACCGACGGAGGCGATGTTCACGACCGCTCCCCCGTGCTCGGCCATCCAGGCGCGCCAGGCGCAGCGGGTCCAGGCGATCATTCCGTACTGGTTGACCCGTACCGTCTTCTCCGCCCGCGGCAGATCCAGGTCGAGCAGGTCACCGTGGTACGGGTTGGTCGCCGCGTTGTTGACGAGGATGTCGACGCGGCCGAAGCGGGCCATGGTCTCGTCGACGCAGGCCTCGGCCTGGTCGGGCTCGCCGGCGTTGGCCACCACGGTGTGGAGGTCGCCGTCGCTCTTGACGCGTAGCAACTCCTCGCGCGCTTCGGCCAGTCCGGACGCCTTCCGCGCCGCTATGACCACGTGCGCGCCGGCCGCCCGGTAGGCGGTGGCGATGCCCAGGCCGATGCCGCGGGATCCGCCGGTGATGACGGCCACCTTGCCGTCGAGGATATTGGCGCTCACGCTGCCCCCGCCTTCGTGTCCAAGGTCTGCCGTTCGGCCTTCGTGTCGGCCGTCTGCCGTTCGGCCTTCGGATCGGTCTTCTTGTACCGGGCGAGTTCCTGGCGGGCGACCGTGCGCAGGTGCACCTCGTCGGGCCCGTCGGCGATCTTCAGTGCCCGGGTGATGGAGAACAGCCGGGCCAGTACGGTGTCGTCGCTGACCCCGGCCGCGCCGTGTGCCTGGACCGCGCGGTCGACCACCTTGTGGGCGACCTCCAGCGCCGCCACCTTGATCGCGGCGACCTCCATCCGGGCGGCGGCGTTGCCCACGGTGTCCATCAGCCAGGCCGACTTCAGTACCAGCAGCCGTAGTTGTTCGATCTCGATACGGCTGCGGGCGATCCACTCGCGCACCACGCCGCGGTCGGCGAGAGGCCCGCCGAAGGCGACGCGGTCGGTGGCGCGTTCGCACATCAGCTGCAGGGCGCGCTCGGCGAAACCCACGGCGCGCATCGCGTAGTGCATGCGTCCGGGGCCGAGCCGCCCCTGGGCGATGGCGAATCCGTCGCCCTCGCCGCCGAGGATGTTCTCCACGGGCACGCGGACGTCCTCGAAGAGCACCTCGCCGTGTCCGCACCGGTCGGTGTAGCCGAACATCGGCAGGTCGCGCAGGACGGTGACGCCCGGCGTGTCGCGGGGAATGAGCAGCATGCTCTGCTGGCGGTAGGTGGGCGCGTCCGGGTCGGTCTTGCCCATCAGGATGATCAGCTTGCAGTCGGGGTCGAGGATCCCGGAGGTGTACCACTTGCGGCCGTTGACGACATAGCTGTCGCCGTCGCGGGTGATGCGGGTGCGGATGTTGCGGGCGTCGGAGCTGGCGACCTCGGGCTCGGTCATCGCGAAGCAGGACCGGATCTCGGCCTCCAGCAGGGGCCGCAGCCAGCCCTTCTGCTGTGCGGGGGTGCCGTACAGCGCGAGCAGTTCCATGTTGCCGGTGTCGGGCGCCGAGCAGTTGAACACCTCGGGGCCGATGATGGAGCGGCCCGCCAGTTCCATGAGGGGCGCGTATTCGAGGTTGGTGA includes:
- a CDS encoding SDR family oxidoreductase, giving the protein MSANILDGKVAVITGGSRGIGLGIATAYRAAGAHVVIAARKASGLAEAREELLRVKSDGDLHTVVANAGEPDQAEACVDETMARFGRVDILVNNAATNPYHGDLLDLDLPRAEKTVRVNQYGMIAWTRCAWRAWMAEHGGAVVNIASVGGLIVDPHIGYYNATKAAMLHMTRQLAYELGPRARVNAIAPGLIKTELARAVWEVRETVLTAKLPMRRLGTVEDVASAALFLASDASSWMTGQTLVLDGGATALPIGVDE
- a CDS encoding acetyl-CoA C-acetyltransferase; translation: MSEAFIVGAVRTPVGRRKGTLSGVHPADLGAHVLRALLERTGADPDAVDDVYFGCVSQIGAQTGNIARTAWLSAGLPQHVPGTTIDRQCGSSQQAVHFAAQAVGSGAADLVVAGGVEVMSLVPIASPMFVGEQAGMGSPFAGDGWREHFGDQEVSQFRGAELIAEKWGVSREDMERFALTSHQRALAAQAGGAFGEEITPAFGLAADEGPRADTTLEKMAGLKTLTDDGRLTAAVSSQISDGAAALLIASEDAVRRHGLTPLARVHTMAVVGSDPIHMLTGPIPATEKVLDRAGLSIDDIDLVEINEAFASVVLAWQKEIGADQERVNAFGGAIALGHPLGATGARLMTTLVHQLRRTGGRYGLQTMCEGGGMANATVLERL
- a CDS encoding enoyl-CoA hydratase-related protein — protein: MDRAASVGVEIQDDGLARVTLRRAQAGNAIDLSTARGLLDAARACERAAVRAVLLTGEGKSFCVGGDLREFSRLTGEALEKHLVAVTDALHDALRTFASIDAPMVAAVHGAVAGAGIGLAAAADVTLAADDVTFTAAYTGIGYSPDAGVSWQLPRLVGPKRAVELLLTNRRVPAAEAVAIGLVSRVVPSGELTAEAERTAEALRRGPTRAFGATRRLVASGQTADLTRHLDDEASALAAAAASDEGREGVAAFLDKRAPDFRRVPSRP
- a CDS encoding ABC transporter substrate-binding protein, with the translated sequence MRRRTTRSLIAAATALLALATSACGTQGPAARDDIIRIGAWYPLTGAVASFGIPERAGADAYFKSVNARGGINGRKIDWVVKDNAFDPQQTVQIARRLVDQDGVVAIVATNGTAQSQATFPFVLEQSKVPVLNTLGGDASWYQPARDGLFGMQTLYEDQASALGQWAAQDGAKKVLVVHSDPAAFVNVAKEIGPAARKTDPSVRVESLSVKFQTTDYSPVISKVKREKPDAVVVILAAAEAASYLKEAKLQGLNTPVYGYAPVAAQSTLTLAGKAAEGVKAVQLVKSPNDDDDPAIKEFRSAMAKYERGQPADFITLWGWAAAKAFVEIAQTIDGPITSEALTAAYKKARAVDTGVAPVLNFSTQNHLGTRDVQKVVVRDGRWESQGDFFTPPARD
- a CDS encoding nuclear transport factor 2 family protein — protein: MAGVIPDYMARMDSDDPRRALELLEPDFRFLIALPGREATGTSRDDFAAYIAGRNAVDRGHKILRHSSDGDLETVYGVVTESGKTVGSFLSAAVVTPDGRMARYQSYFSTTYDLIDRPD
- a CDS encoding class I adenylate-forming enzyme family protein; amino-acid sequence: MRQVVREFQRRAEQADFVAVIDDEGSHTARELLAEAGRLAEAMFPGGQGGTVMLQADNSWRTVAGSLAVGLRGGVLAVVNRHTTQAEFAAAWEDIRPDAVVAETSASDEWRLHELLPGPVDAVLDGWTCRATPGPREVSRWSGGVLIGLTSGSTGRPKGVVQSEEALRYACASTIDINGLAPGDAVAAIVPLSSTAAYCFGVYLSLLLGGPLVLTSKWDRAVALRRMAETEVRWTMCVPTMALQMGAEAAGSGVLSGVRAITVGGGPMDRGALARAERSLGTRILRVFGMSECLGHTSPRPDDPEEIRLGRDGRPFPGTHLRALTPDGAEAKPGVTGRAQVRGPSLFVGYACDGHVERPALTEDGFFPTGDLLLTHEDGTVTIMGREKDIIIRGGLNIDITEIERAVAGYPRVARACVAAVPDEVLGERVALLVVTEDGHGIDLAEVTGHLESVGLSKAKWPEFVYDVEELPQTKVGKLDRSGARELAHRLRTGTPDSA
- a CDS encoding EthD domain-containing protein codes for the protein MYNLVLLAARPPEWTHEQFIDWWRGDHAELTYRLPGLRAWRHTEIDQALEPRSEGWDGISVLSFDSPQDLKKALASQEWADAIAQVGDMKGRRIAVMGHEAQLFGG
- a CDS encoding TetR/AcrR family transcriptional regulator; the protein is MTRIVEPEAGPRSKRAAILTAAVDCFGETGFEATKWSTVAERVGIGQTALYHYFESKTHCLLTIMRVELQRSHDRFVEATKDAADPVEALRAAVRAAYDVSPQEVLQMRILQNHMDLLSGSRRSKREEDERVAARQLVQVVERDWTNLLVKGMSQGSFPLRDAQLLGASVLGLIVSVWRWYRPSGPTPLAEVSELIEGACVRMVAS
- a CDS encoding SDR family oxidoreductase, producing the protein MPRPAGELFSLEGRTAVVTGASAGLGARFASVLAQAGATVFAAARRVDRLKELADSDARIHPVACDVAREADRTRLIETALTTTGRIDILVNNAATSGETRAEDESPDAFTDVLGVNLTAPFHLARLTAEAPAPASGGRSIINVSSILGLVSAAPLGGASYSASKAGLIGLTRELAGQWGRSGTRVNALAPGWFHTEMTEDLFSDERSSRWVERNTLLHRGGDGHELDGALLFLASDASSYCTGQVLTVDGGWTAR
- a CDS encoding acyl-CoA dehydrogenase family protein, yielding MDFGFSPRASELQHRMRSFMEQHVFPAEAVYDRQLAEADDPHALPPVMTELKEKARAEGLWNLFMAHGDWGAGLTNLEYAPLMELAGRSIIGPEVFNCSAPDTGNMELLALYGTPAQQKGWLRPLLEAEIRSCFAMTEPEVASSDARNIRTRITRDGDSYVVNGRKWYTSGILDPDCKLIILMGKTDPDAPTYRQQSMLLIPRDTPGVTVLRDLPMFGYTDRCGHGEVLFEDVRVPVENILGGEGDGFAIAQGRLGPGRMHYAMRAVGFAERALQLMCERATDRVAFGGPLADRGVVREWIARSRIEIEQLRLLVLKSAWLMDTVGNAAARMEVAAIKVAALEVAHKVVDRAVQAHGAAGVSDDTVLARLFSITRALKIADGPDEVHLRTVARQELARYKKTDPKAERQTADTKAERQTLDTKAGAA